One Deinococcus reticulitermitis genomic region harbors:
- the nuoL gene encoding NADH-quinone oxidoreductase subunit L encodes MESLPALYLLPLLPLLGFALLMTLPRLFPGKTGGWLATGAVFAAFVVAVIRYFNLGEAPQRELLWTWLPNMALNANLSIGFWYDQLSALMALIITGIGFLIHVYSISYMGHDAKFTRFFAFLNFFVSMMLILVLADSYPLMFVGWEGVGMASFLLIGFWHSGRHSEASDRDILEASTSEGRANSNAARKAFIMNRIGDLGFMLGMFLLYKLYGTLSIPELAARSEGVQVAQSAIELACLFLLVGAIGKSGQLPLTTWLPDAMAGPTPVSALIHAATMVTAGVYLIARSHFLYDLAPNAALWVAWVGGLTALYGALSALNQHDIKKILAYSTVSQLGYMFLAVGLGAYSAGVFHLLTHAFFKALLFLSAGAVIHALHEEQDVRAMGGMRKFMPFTHIVALMGVLAISGIPIWSGFFSKDAILASAYATNPWLYVIGLGVALLTAFYMGRWYFLVWRGDYRGHADHPHEADGLMKFPLGVLAVLATLGGLLNIPTFFPNFGLSAHAFDDYLGRAIPLHGHEIPVSTEWLLTGLAVLAGVGGLLWAYFEHRNRTLAQGPLGRASSAALYLDNLYDGLVGAPSRGIAQGLDAVDRGVEGTIGGVARNAAASGGLFTRWQSGYVRAYAVTMLLGTALIIGYWAIRTIGGGL; translated from the coding sequence ATGGAAAGTCTGCCCGCGCTCTACCTGCTTCCCCTGCTTCCCCTGCTCGGCTTCGCGCTGCTGATGACGCTGCCCCGGCTGTTTCCTGGCAAGACCGGCGGATGGCTGGCGACGGGCGCGGTGTTCGCGGCCTTTGTGGTCGCGGTGATCCGCTATTTCAACCTCGGTGAGGCGCCGCAGCGCGAACTCCTCTGGACCTGGCTGCCGAACATGGCGCTGAATGCCAACCTCTCCATCGGCTTCTGGTACGACCAGCTCTCGGCGCTGATGGCGCTGATCATCACCGGGATCGGGTTCCTGATTCACGTCTACTCAATCAGCTACATGGGCCACGACGCCAAGTTCACGCGCTTTTTCGCGTTCCTGAACTTCTTCGTCTCGATGATGCTGATTCTGGTGCTCGCCGACTCCTACCCCCTGATGTTCGTGGGCTGGGAAGGCGTGGGCATGGCGAGCTTCCTCCTGATCGGCTTCTGGCATTCGGGCCGGCATTCTGAAGCGTCGGACCGAGACATTCTGGAGGCCAGCACCAGTGAAGGCCGCGCGAACTCCAACGCGGCCAGAAAAGCGTTCATCATGAACCGCATCGGTGACCTGGGCTTCATGCTGGGCATGTTCCTGCTATACAAGCTCTACGGCACCCTGAGCATCCCCGAACTCGCCGCGCGCTCAGAAGGCGTGCAGGTGGCGCAGTCGGCCATCGAACTCGCCTGCCTATTCCTGCTCGTCGGCGCGATCGGCAAGTCGGGCCAGCTCCCCCTGACGACCTGGTTGCCCGACGCGATGGCGGGTCCCACGCCGGTCTCGGCGCTGATTCACGCGGCGACGATGGTGACGGCGGGGGTCTACCTGATCGCCCGCAGCCACTTCCTGTACGATCTCGCTCCGAATGCCGCACTCTGGGTGGCGTGGGTGGGCGGCCTGACGGCGCTTTACGGGGCACTTTCTGCCCTCAACCAGCACGACATCAAGAAGATCCTGGCGTACTCGACCGTCTCGCAGCTCGGCTACATGTTCCTGGCGGTGGGGCTCGGCGCCTACTCGGCGGGGGTGTTTCACCTGCTGACCCACGCTTTCTTCAAGGCGCTGCTGTTCCTCTCGGCGGGCGCGGTGATTCATGCGCTGCACGAGGAGCAGGACGTGCGCGCGATGGGCGGAATGCGCAAGTTCATGCCCTTTACCCACATCGTCGCCCTGATGGGCGTGCTCGCAATCAGCGGCATTCCGATCTGGAGCGGCTTTTTCTCGAAAGACGCGATCCTCGCCTCGGCCTACGCCACCAATCCCTGGCTGTACGTGATCGGGCTGGGCGTCGCCCTGCTGACCGCCTTTTACATGGGGCGTTGGTACTTCCTGGTGTGGCGCGGCGACTACCGCGGGCATGCCGACCACCCGCACGAGGCCGACGGGCTGATGAAGTTTCCGCTCGGCGTGCTGGCGGTCCTCGCCACCCTCGGCGGGCTGCTCAACATTCCCACCTTCTTCCCCAACTTCGGGCTGTCCGCGCACGCCTTCGACGACTACCTGGGCCGCGCGATTCCCTTGCACGGTCACGAGATTCCGGTGAGCACCGAGTGGCTGCTGACCGGGCTGGCGGTCCTTGCCGGCGTCGGTGGGCTGCTGTGGGCCTACTTCGAGCACCGCAACCGCACGCTCGCGCAGGGGCCGCTGGGCCGCGCGAGCTCGGCGGCGCTGTATCTCGACAACCTGTATGACGGCCTCGTCGGAGCGCCGAGCCGGGGCATTGCCCAGGGGCTCGATGCGGTGGACCGGGGCGTCGAGGGCACCATCGGCGGGGTCGCGCGCAACGCGGCGGCGTCCGGTGGGCTGTTTACCCGCTGGCAGAGCGGCTATGTCCGGGCCTACGCGGTCACGATGCTGCTCGGAACGGCGCTGATCATCGGGTACTGGGCCATTCGCACCATCGGGGGTGGGCTGTGA
- the nuoK gene encoding NADH-quinone oxidoreductase subunit NuoK, which produces MVPTSYYLALSGILFALGMIGVMTRRTAIMIFLSVELMLNAANVALVAFARSWGDLMGQTAVFIVMTLAAAEVAIGLAIIVAIFRKRETTNVDELATLKG; this is translated from the coding sequence ATGGTTCCGACGAGCTACTACCTCGCCCTCTCGGGCATTCTCTTCGCGCTGGGCATGATCGGCGTGATGACCCGGCGCACCGCGATCATGATCTTTCTGTCGGTCGAGCTGATGCTCAACGCCGCCAACGTCGCGCTCGTGGCGTTCGCTCGTTCGTGGGGCGACCTGATGGGCCAGACCGCCGTCTTTATCGTGATGACCCTCGCTGCCGCCGAAGTGGCGATTGGCCTGGCGATCATCGTCGCCATCTTCCGTAAGCGCGAGACCACCAACGTGGACGAGCTCGCTACCCTGAAAGGCTGA
- a CDS encoding NADH-quinone oxidoreductase subunit J family protein encodes MMLAFILLGALAIAGGIIAVAAKNAVHAALGLVGTLISVAGLFATMNASFLAATQVIVYAGAIMVLFLFVIMLLNANQPVTGRDPVPFVREIGGIGGVLLAAAFVVIAMTYEDPRPLQEGAAALRGGTAGAVGETLLTRFLLPFEAVSILLLVAIVGSIALVQRPVPQSDGVNESESVSLPTPAWTEGQKERA; translated from the coding sequence ATGATGCTCGCCTTCATCCTGCTCGGTGCCCTCGCCATCGCGGGCGGCATCATCGCTGTCGCGGCGAAGAACGCGGTGCACGCTGCCCTTGGCCTGGTCGGCACCCTGATCAGTGTGGCGGGGCTTTTTGCCACCATGAACGCGTCCTTTCTCGCCGCGACCCAGGTGATCGTATACGCCGGGGCGATCATGGTGCTGTTCCTCTTCGTGATCATGCTGCTCAACGCCAACCAGCCGGTCACCGGGCGCGACCCGGTGCCCTTCGTGCGCGAGATCGGCGGCATCGGCGGCGTGCTGCTCGCGGCGGCCTTCGTCGTGATTGCCATGACCTACGAAGACCCCCGCCCGCTTCAGGAAGGTGCAGCGGCGCTGCGTGGCGGCACGGCGGGAGCGGTGGGCGAAACGTTGCTTACCCGCTTCCTGCTGCCCTTCGAAGCGGTCAGCATCCTGCTGCTCGTCGCCATCGTGGGCTCGATCGCGCTTGTGCAGCGCCCGGTCCCTCAGAGCGACGGCGTGAACGAGTCTGAAAGTGTTTCCCTGCCCACCCCCGCCTGGACCGAAGGCCAGAAGGAGCGTGCCTGA
- the nuoH gene encoding NADH-quinone oxidoreductase subunit NuoH — MPDWLASLLITLLKAVLVTLGLLTAFAYMTLIERRLLGRMQMRPGPNRVGPMGLLQPVADAIKSIFKEDLQVTLADKLVYTLAPIIAIGMALAAFGGIPAGPPDSLFGEDPWVYNLDAGILALLALTSMGVYGIFLGGWASGSKYPILGGLRSSAQMISYELGMGLSILGLLMLVGSTNFVNIVEWQAGNGWMVLFQVFGFALFMVSSFAEVNRTPFDLPEAEQELVAGYLTEYSAIKWALFQMAEYVNIMTASALMATMFFGGYRGPAFLEGLIPGISSWPLVWLILKIAFFMFLFIWVRATLPRLRYDQLMRFGWKLTLPLALLNTVMVAAVLAFVPQSVFGISRLWILGLISLGLLLLLFAMSDVVRNLWNAPSHRPAHAPTPDAGRPRSLGGD; from the coding sequence ATGCCTGATTGGCTCGCTTCCCTTCTCATCACCCTGCTCAAGGCGGTGCTCGTCACGCTGGGCCTGCTGACGGCCTTCGCGTACATGACGCTGATCGAGCGCCGTTTGCTCGGCCGCATGCAGATGCGCCCCGGACCCAACCGCGTCGGGCCGATGGGCCTGCTTCAGCCGGTCGCCGACGCGATCAAGAGCATCTTCAAGGAAGACTTGCAGGTCACGCTCGCCGACAAGCTTGTCTATACCCTCGCGCCGATCATCGCGATCGGCATGGCCCTCGCGGCCTTCGGCGGCATTCCGGCGGGGCCTCCCGACAGCCTCTTTGGCGAAGACCCCTGGGTGTACAACCTCGACGCCGGGATCTTGGCGCTGTTGGCGCTTACCTCGATGGGGGTGTACGGCATCTTCCTCGGTGGCTGGGCCTCGGGCTCGAAGTACCCGATTCTCGGTGGCCTGAGAAGCAGCGCCCAGATGATCTCCTACGAACTCGGCATGGGCCTGAGCATTCTGGGCCTCCTGATGCTCGTGGGGAGCACCAACTTCGTCAATATCGTCGAGTGGCAGGCGGGGAATGGCTGGATGGTGCTGTTCCAGGTGTTTGGCTTCGCGCTGTTCATGGTCAGCTCATTCGCGGAAGTCAACCGCACGCCGTTCGACCTGCCCGAAGCCGAGCAGGAACTTGTGGCGGGTTACCTCACCGAGTACTCCGCGATCAAGTGGGCGCTCTTTCAGATGGCCGAATACGTCAACATCATGACCGCTTCGGCGTTGATGGCGACGATGTTTTTCGGCGGTTACCGTGGTCCGGCGTTTCTCGAGGGACTGATTCCGGGCATCTCGAGCTGGCCGCTCGTGTGGCTGATCCTGAAAATCGCCTTTTTCATGTTCCTCTTCATCTGGGTGCGCGCCACGCTGCCCCGCTTGCGCTACGACCAGCTGATGCGCTTTGGCTGGAAGCTGACGTTGCCGCTCGCGCTGCTCAACACGGTCATGGTGGCGGCGGTGCTCGCGTTCGTGCCGCAGAGCGTCTTCGGGATCTCGCGGCTGTGGATTCTCGGGCTGATCAGTCTGGGGCTGCTGCTGCTGCTCTTTGCGATGAGCGATGTGGTCCGCAACCTGTGGAATGCCCCCTCTCACCGCCCCGCCCACGCGCCGACGCCGGACGCGGGCCGCCCGCGCTCGCTGGGAGGCGACTGA
- the nuoG gene encoding NADH-quinone oxidoreductase subunit NuoG — translation MKVTVDGIELDLPNGTSAIDAVFAAGRDVPYFCAHSYLSPVGACRMCLVEAGTPRKGKDGNFELDEQGQVKIFYFPKPMASCTMQATEGMHIKTQKSSEVVAKAQAGMMEFHLINHPLDCPVCDKGGACPLQDRAFEYGYGASRYGFDRRHADKHYPLSDYVILDQERCIHCKRCVRYFEEVPGQEVLDFIERGGHTFIDTAEGGLPTGFQGNITDICPVGALLDNVARFRGRNWEYDHTETTCTLCPVGCAITVDARNGRLERIVGRENREVNEQWICDAGRYGHTFASEGRLTRPLVRGNDGELREADWDEAIARMREGLRGVNPADLGLFIAADSTLEEGAALESLAEGLGSRSVDHWPRYEVQVNAPAATLTDVATADAVVVLGADLGEEAPVVELRILEALRGGLLPPEYDHGTAIADLRLVERPARKPEKLAVIGRESRLWAHAGLRIEGNTQHALERLTHPDSDELRAALQLLDDAERPVIVLGADVLNSVPGSFAANLGDLVARTGAKVLTIAAGANSNGLGALNLVPRTGGAGYARLGDVAAAFISRLDPAAEGRLGRPRGFMVVHDTHLTETAKLADVVLPAVTNYEKRGTTVNLEGRFLALQQAALSAGEGADLIRTLSALAEALGVRPKVRGLKSAQAALEGRLGIRVGELPEGGALHPDLGRFTAPMGMAHTPQLWKPRMHLQFKVGAWVERIENLVENKWELPMYGGDD, via the coding sequence ATGAAAGTCACGGTCGACGGCATCGAGCTCGACCTGCCGAACGGAACCTCCGCGATCGACGCGGTGTTCGCGGCGGGCCGGGACGTGCCCTATTTCTGTGCCCACTCGTACCTCTCGCCCGTCGGCGCCTGCCGGATGTGCCTGGTGGAAGCCGGCACGCCGCGCAAGGGCAAGGACGGCAACTTCGAGCTCGACGAGCAGGGGCAGGTCAAGATCTTCTACTTCCCCAAGCCGATGGCGTCCTGCACCATGCAGGCGACCGAGGGCATGCACATTAAGACCCAGAAGTCGAGTGAGGTGGTTGCCAAGGCGCAGGCCGGCATGATGGAGTTTCACCTCATCAACCACCCCCTCGACTGCCCGGTGTGCGACAAGGGCGGCGCCTGCCCGCTGCAAGACCGCGCCTTCGAGTACGGCTACGGCGCGAGCCGCTACGGCTTCGACCGCCGGCACGCCGACAAGCACTACCCGCTCTCCGACTACGTGATTCTCGACCAGGAGCGCTGCATCCACTGCAAGCGCTGCGTGCGCTACTTCGAGGAGGTGCCGGGACAGGAGGTGCTCGACTTCATTGAGCGCGGCGGGCACACCTTCATCGACACGGCGGAAGGTGGGCTGCCCACCGGCTTCCAGGGCAACATCACCGACATCTGCCCGGTAGGGGCCCTACTTGACAACGTCGCGCGCTTCCGGGGCCGCAACTGGGAATACGACCACACCGAGACCACCTGCACGCTCTGCCCGGTGGGCTGCGCGATCACGGTGGACGCGCGCAATGGACGGCTCGAGCGCATCGTGGGCCGTGAAAACCGCGAGGTCAACGAGCAGTGGATCTGCGACGCGGGGCGTTACGGCCACACCTTCGCCTCTGAAGGCCGCCTGACCCGCCCGCTCGTGCGCGGCAACGATGGCGAGCTGCGTGAAGCCGACTGGGACGAGGCGATCGCCCGGATGCGTGAGGGCCTGCGCGGCGTGAACCCCGCCGACCTCGGCCTCTTTATCGCCGCTGACTCGACCCTGGAGGAAGGCGCGGCGCTCGAATCGCTCGCCGAAGGGCTCGGCAGCCGCAGCGTGGACCACTGGCCGCGCTACGAAGTCCAGGTGAATGCGCCGGCGGCCACCCTGACCGACGTGGCAACCGCCGACGCGGTGGTCGTGCTTGGCGCTGACCTGGGTGAGGAAGCCCCCGTCGTCGAGCTACGCATTCTCGAGGCGCTGCGCGGCGGCCTGCTGCCCCCTGAATATGACCACGGCACGGCGATTGCCGACCTGCGCCTCGTCGAGCGCCCCGCCCGCAAGCCTGAAAAGCTCGCGGTGATCGGGCGCGAGTCGCGGCTGTGGGCGCACGCTGGCCTGCGGATCGAGGGCAATACCCAGCATGCGCTTGAGCGCCTGACCCACCCCGACTCGGACGAGCTGCGCGCCGCCCTCCAGCTTCTCGACGACGCCGAGCGACCGGTGATCGTGCTGGGCGCCGACGTGCTGAACAGCGTCCCGGGCTCGTTCGCCGCCAATCTCGGTGACCTTGTGGCGCGCACCGGCGCGAAGGTGCTCACCATCGCCGCTGGCGCCAACAGCAACGGCCTGGGCGCCCTGAACCTCGTGCCGCGCACCGGTGGGGCCGGCTACGCCCGCCTCGGGGACGTGGCCGCCGCCTTCATCAGCCGCCTTGATCCCGCAGCTGAGGGTCGGCTGGGTCGCCCGCGCGGCTTCATGGTGGTGCACGACACGCACCTGACCGAGACGGCCAAGCTCGCCGACGTGGTGCTGCCTGCCGTGACGAACTACGAGAAACGCGGCACCACCGTGAACCTCGAAGGCCGCTTCCTGGCATTGCAACAGGCGGCGCTGAGTGCCGGTGAGGGGGCCGACCTGATTCGGACCCTGAGCGCCTTGGCCGAAGCCCTCGGCGTGCGGCCCAAGGTGCGCGGGTTGAAGTCGGCACAGGCGGCGCTCGAAGGGCGTCTCGGCATCAGGGTGGGCGAGTTGCCGGAAGGCGGCGCACTGCACCCCGACCTGGGCCGCTTCACAGCGCCGATGGGCATGGCGCATACCCCGCAGCTCTGGAAGCCCCGGATGCACCTGCAGTTCAAGGTGGGGGCGTGGGTCGAGCGAATCGAGAACCTGGTGGAAAACAAATGGGAACTGCCGATGTACGGGGGAGACGACTGA
- the nuoF gene encoding NADH-quinone oxidoreductase subunit NuoF, protein MTVAEPGPKPITSALDPRFTPTLYAHVGQPGSWTLDYYRRHGGYEAAKRAFALGNDAVIEEVKKSGLRGRGGAGFATGLKWSFMPLNDGRPHYIICNADESEPGTFKDRYLLSEDPHQLIEGMLIAGFAMRASVGYIYIRGEYIHTHGRMWDAIHEARAAGLLGKNILGSGFDFDLQVHTGAGAYICGEETALMNSLEGLRANPRLKPPFPAAAGLYGLPTTINNVETFCAVTHILKYGAEWHAGMGTEKSKGMKLFQISGPVARPGVYELPLGTTFRELIYDWAGGPLVEMKAIIPGGISCQLLKWSEAILDTPMDYEALAAAGSSLGTGGVTVIPKNECIVNTTWNSVRFYGHESCGKCTPCREGISGWMVKMYEKLVRGHGQPGDTDLIVDMADNIGGRSFCALADACMGPVLSSIKLFREEYDAIERGQPLYPAVQGRWRDQ, encoded by the coding sequence ATGACCGTCGCCGAACCCGGTCCCAAGCCCATCACGAGCGCGCTCGACCCGCGCTTCACGCCGACCCTCTACGCCCACGTCGGGCAGCCTGGAAGCTGGACCCTCGACTACTACCGCCGCCACGGGGGCTACGAGGCCGCCAAGCGGGCGTTTGCCCTCGGCAACGACGCCGTGATCGAGGAGGTCAAGAAGTCGGGCCTGCGCGGACGCGGCGGCGCGGGCTTCGCGACGGGGCTGAAGTGGTCCTTCATGCCGCTGAACGATGGGCGCCCCCACTACATCATCTGCAACGCCGACGAGTCGGAGCCCGGCACCTTCAAGGACCGCTACCTGCTCTCGGAAGACCCGCACCAGCTCATCGAAGGGATGCTGATCGCCGGCTTCGCGATGCGCGCGAGCGTCGGCTACATCTACATTCGGGGCGAGTACATCCACACCCACGGGCGGATGTGGGACGCGATTCACGAGGCGCGGGCGGCGGGACTGCTCGGCAAGAACATTCTCGGCAGCGGCTTCGACTTCGATCTGCAAGTCCACACCGGGGCCGGGGCGTACATCTGCGGTGAGGAAACCGCGCTGATGAACTCGCTCGAGGGCCTGCGCGCCAACCCCCGCCTGAAGCCACCCTTCCCGGCAGCGGCGGGGCTCTACGGCCTGCCGACCACCATCAACAACGTCGAGACCTTCTGCGCCGTCACCCACATCCTGAAGTACGGCGCCGAGTGGCACGCAGGGATGGGCACCGAGAAAAGCAAGGGCATGAAGCTCTTTCAGATTTCCGGCCCCGTCGCGCGCCCCGGCGTCTACGAACTGCCGCTCGGCACCACCTTCCGCGAACTGATCTATGACTGGGCCGGCGGGCCGCTCGTGGAGATGAAGGCGATCATCCCGGGCGGCATCTCGTGCCAACTGCTCAAGTGGAGCGAGGCCATCCTCGATACCCCGATGGACTACGAAGCGCTCGCGGCGGCGGGCAGCTCGCTCGGGACCGGGGGCGTCACGGTGATTCCCAAAAACGAATGCATCGTGAACACCACCTGGAACTCGGTGCGCTTCTACGGCCACGAGTCGTGCGGCAAATGCACGCCGTGCCGCGAGGGCATCTCGGGCTGGATGGTGAAGATGTACGAGAAGCTCGTGCGCGGCCACGGCCAGCCGGGTGACACCGACCTGATCGTGGACATGGCCGACAACATCGGGGGGAGATCATTTTGCGCGCTCGCCGACGCCTGCATGGGGCCGGTGCTGAGCTCGATCAAGCTATTCCGCGAGGAGTACGACGCCATCGAGCGTGGGCAGCCGCTGTACCCCGCCGTGCAGGGCCGCTGGAGGGATCAATGA
- the nuoE gene encoding NADH-quinone oxidoreductase subunit NuoE, giving the protein MSYFADKQDLVRDIFSRYPETPQGRRSALMPLLREVQDHEGFIAEPRMHEIAELCGTTATEVRSVMSFYSTYHTVPTGRYHLQVCGTLMCALAGSDELWDHLVEQLDVQPGEVSPDGRFSVQKVECLGSCGTAPVVQINADGYYENVTPSKCRHLLTELRADRPPAPDNVVPVTVNAEGRQATADGTLVGGSVHDLKPLPISGGQP; this is encoded by the coding sequence TTGAGTTACTTTGCAGACAAACAGGACCTGGTGCGCGACATCTTCTCGCGCTACCCCGAGACGCCGCAGGGCCGCCGCTCGGCACTGATGCCGCTGCTGCGCGAGGTGCAGGATCATGAGGGCTTTATCGCCGAGCCCCGGATGCACGAGATCGCCGAGCTGTGCGGCACCACCGCCACCGAGGTGCGCTCGGTGATGAGCTTCTACTCGACCTATCACACCGTGCCGACCGGCAGGTACCACCTCCAGGTGTGCGGCACGCTGATGTGTGCGCTCGCCGGCAGCGACGAACTGTGGGACCACCTCGTCGAGCAGCTCGACGTGCAGCCCGGCGAAGTCAGCCCCGATGGGCGCTTCAGCGTGCAGAAGGTGGAATGCCTCGGCTCGTGCGGCACCGCGCCCGTCGTCCAGATCAACGCGGACGGCTACTACGAGAACGTGACCCCGAGCAAATGCCGTCACCTGCTCACCGAGCTGCGCGCCGACCGCCCGCCCGCACCCGACAACGTCGTGCCGGTGACGGTGAACGCCGAGGGCCGGCAGGCGACGGCGGATGGCACGCTGGTAGGCGGCTCGGTCCACGACCTGAAGCCGCTCCCCATCTCCGGAGGGCAACCATGA
- the nuoD gene encoding NADH dehydrogenase (quinone) subunit D, whose amino-acid sequence MSLNVGPQHPSTHGVLRLVVDMDGEYVRKVVPHMGYLHTGFEKTMEHRTYQQNVTYAPRTDYLHSFSHELAYVLSVEKLLGAEVPERANVVRVILHELGRIHSHLVFVGTGLLDLGALTPLFFAFREKESVQDLFESVCGYRMNQGYFRVGGLYRDIPDDWPERVRGFLGKMEKGVDEYEALFAGNPIFLDRAKGVGIIPADVALDLGLTGPNLRASGVPLDHRKDNPYCGFEDYDFPVITKQNGDCLDRFIIRMDEIRQSVAIIRQALDKLRPGPVKDPNRKISLPPRQELETSMEAVIHHFKLVTEGFHPPVGEVYVPTESARGEVGYYVVSDGGSMPYRVKIRAPSFVNIQALEYACVGAQFADLITILATIDPVLGDVDR is encoded by the coding sequence ATGTCGCTCAACGTGGGGCCGCAGCATCCCTCAACCCACGGCGTGCTCCGGCTCGTCGTGGACATGGACGGCGAGTACGTGCGCAAGGTGGTGCCGCATATGGGCTACCTGCACACCGGCTTCGAGAAGACGATGGAGCACCGCACGTACCAGCAAAACGTCACCTACGCGCCGCGCACCGATTATCTGCACTCGTTCTCGCACGAGCTCGCCTACGTGCTGAGTGTGGAAAAGCTGCTCGGCGCCGAGGTGCCCGAGCGGGCCAACGTGGTCCGGGTGATCCTGCACGAGCTCGGGCGCATCCACAGCCACCTCGTGTTCGTCGGCACTGGCCTGCTCGACCTCGGGGCACTGACACCACTCTTTTTCGCCTTCCGCGAGAAAGAATCGGTGCAGGACCTCTTTGAGTCGGTGTGCGGCTACCGCATGAATCAGGGTTACTTCCGCGTCGGCGGGCTGTACCGCGACATCCCGGACGACTGGCCGGAGCGTGTGCGCGGCTTCCTGGGCAAGATGGAAAAGGGCGTCGACGAGTACGAGGCGCTGTTTGCCGGGAACCCGATTTTCCTCGACCGAGCGAAAGGGGTGGGCATCATCCCCGCCGACGTCGCCCTCGACCTCGGGCTGACCGGGCCGAACCTGCGCGCCTCGGGCGTGCCGCTTGACCACCGCAAGGACAACCCCTACTGCGGTTTCGAGGACTACGACTTCCCGGTGATCACCAAGCAAAACGGTGACTGCCTCGACCGCTTCATCATCCGCATGGATGAGATTCGCCAGAGCGTGGCGATCATCCGTCAGGCGCTCGACAAGCTGCGCCCGGGGCCGGTCAAGGACCCCAACCGCAAGATCAGCCTGCCGCCGCGTCAGGAACTCGAAACGAGCATGGAAGCGGTCATTCACCACTTCAAGCTCGTGACCGAGGGCTTCCACCCACCGGTCGGTGAGGTCTACGTGCCTACCGAATCCGCGCGCGGCGAGGTCGGGTACTACGTCGTGTCGGACGGCGGCTCGATGCCCTACCGCGTCAAGATCAGGGCGCCGAGCTTCGTCAACATCCAGGCGCTCGAATACGCCTGCGTGGGCGCGCAGTTCGCCGACCTGATCACGATTCTGGCGACCATCGACCCGGTGCTCGGGGACGTGGACCGGTGA